The following coding sequences lie in one Anomalospiza imberbis isolate Cuckoo-Finch-1a 21T00152 chromosome 21, ASM3175350v1, whole genome shotgun sequence genomic window:
- the LOC137486316 gene encoding LOW QUALITY PROTEIN: protein Niban 2-like (The sequence of the model RefSeq protein was modified relative to this genomic sequence to represent the inferred CDS: inserted 3 bases in 3 codons), protein MGDVVSTHLDEGRRQHIAEKTGKVLGEFCRCYQEQFGVALFNSVRYEIEGAGGPQAQLLHRKVPLEDHVIYSGNIFQYIEENKKWRNRFCVVPHNYGLVLYENKLAYERXLPPRVLVNSAGYKVLTSVEQYLELVXNSLPGVTPNLGTLPSLKCPTXFPLILWHPYARHYYFCVMTGKEQEKWRAVFQDCVRHCNNGISEDSKVEAPAFTDAIRMYRQSKEQYGTWDMLCGNETQVLSNLVMEELLPELRSTIGPRLKGKAPERQRTWIQVSDAVYRMVYELAKVQYDAVVARCEQERPQLETTIRTDMDQIITSKEHLASKIRAFVLPKAEVCVRNHVQPYISSILEALMSPTSQGFAEAREVFFKEVTDMNMNVVNEGGLEKLVEYMEKLSHLAFHPVKMQSCYEKMDQLKLEGLQQRFDVSSTSVFKQRAQIHMRQQMDDAVYTFETLLHQELGKLQGKDDLCQSIQRILERVLKKFDYDSSTVRKKFFREALLQITIPFLLKKLAPTCKGELAKFQELIFEDFASFILVENTYEEVVLQSVMKDIMQAVKEAAVQRKHNLYRDSMVMHNSDPNLHLLGEGLAIDWSEEYSGQPEAEPAAERRRRAKQVVSVIQDDEGALPYGAEALLQPGSPEPREPGEAHPGVPPSPPDAVKEIREALAQESLGDGAGPEDRLMNGTDTSGASEEGVLLARAAPGDVTQQSPAHGGDGVHYATAASPAPGAENPSGIGRERVTPASSPVPGAEVPSGTRRERVTPALSPVPGAEVPSGTGRERVTPASSPVPGAEVPSGTGRERVTPASSPVPGAEVPSGTGRERVTPASSPVPGAKVPSGAGTRRAAPAPPVPGAEMSSGGQCATPASSPVPGAEVPSGTGRERPGPASPAPRADVPSEAEMPHATPRSSVPASPMSGADVPSGAEVPHVTPRSSVPASPVPRADVPSEAEVPHVTPRSSVPVSPVPGADPPSVSSVPHATAAPPSPRADVPAEARVPHVTAAPPGAQSPSAACHQRSDKETGEQGERSPPQPRGTTESGEGVQTEF, encoded by the exons ATGGGAGATGTGGTCTCCACGCACCTGGACGAGGGTCGCCGCCAGCACATCGCGG AGAAGACGGGGAAGGTGCTGGGCGAGTTCTGCCGGTGCTACCAGGAGCAGTTTGGAGTAGCTCTCTTCAACAGCGTCCGCTATGAGATCGAGGGCGCCGGGGGCCCGCAGGCCCAGCTGCTGCACCGCAAG gTTCCACTGGAGGACCACGTCATCTACTCAGGCAACATCTTCCAGTACATCGAGGAGAACAAGAAGTGGAGGAACCGTTTCTGCGTGGTGCCACACAACTACGGGCTGGTCCTCTACGAGAACAAACTG GCCTACGAGC AGCTGCCACCCCGGGTCTTGGTCAACAGTGCTGGCTACAAGGTCCTCACCTCCGTGGAGCAGTACCTGGAGCTGG ACAACAGCCTGCCAG GTGTGACACCGAATCTGGGCACTCTCCCATCCCTGAAGTGCCCCA GATTTCCACTGATCCTGTGGCACCCCTATGCCCGGCACTATTATTTCTGTGTGATGACGGGCAAGGAGCAGGAGAAGTGGCGGGCGGTGTTCCAGGACTGCGTGCGGCACTGCAACAATG GGATCTCCGAGGACTCCAAAGTGGAGGCTCCAGCCTTCACGGACGCCATCCGCATGTACCGGCAGTCCAAGGAGCAGTACGGCACCTGGGACATGCTCTGCGGGAACGAGACCCAG gtcctgagcaacctggtgatggaggagctgctccccGAGCTGCGGAGCACCATCGGCCCCCGGCTGAAGGGCAAAGCCCCGGAGCGCCAGCGGACCTGGATccag gtgtcGGATGCTGTCTATAGGATGGTCTACGAGCTGGCCAAGGTGCAGTACGACGCAGTGGTGGCCAGGTGTGAGCAGGAGCGGCCGCAGCTGGAGACCACCATCCGCACGGACATGGACCAGATCATCACCTCCAAGGAGCACCTGGCCAGCAAGATCAGAg CCTTCGTCCTGCCCAAGGCAGAGGTCTGTGTCCGTAACCACGTCCAGCCCTACATCTCCTCCATCCTGGAGGCCCTGATGAGCCCCACGAGCCAGGGCTTCGCCGAAGCGCGGGAGGTGTTCTTCAAGGAGGTGACCGACATGAACATGAACGTCGTCAACGAGGGCGGCCTGGAGAAGCTGGTGGAG TACATGGAGAAGCTGTCCCACCTGGCCTTCCACCCCGTGAAGATGCAGTCATGCTATGAGAAGATGGACCAGCTGAAACTGGAGGGTCTTCAGCAGCGATTCGATGTCTCCAGCACGTCCGTCTTCAAGCAGAGGGCCCAGATCCACATGAGACAG CAAATGGACGATGCCGTGTACACCTTCGAGACACTGCTGCACCAGGAGCTGGGCAAGCTGCAGGGCAAGGACGACCTCTGCCAGTCCATCCAGCGCATCCTCGAGAGGGTGCTCAAG AAATTCGACTATGACAGCAGCACCGTGAGGAAGAAGTTCTTCAGGGAGGCCCTGCTGCAGATCACCATCCCCTTCCTGCTGAAAAAGCTGGCACCCACCTGCAAGGGG GAATTAGCCAAGTTTCAGGAGCTGATCTTCGAGGACTTTGCCAGCTTCATCCTGGTGGAGAACACCTATGAGGAGGTGGTGCTGCAGTCGGTGATGAAAGACATCATGCAAG ctgtgaaGGAGGCGGCCGTGCAGCGGAAGCACAACCTGTACAGGGACAGCATGGTGATGCACAACAGCGATCCCAACCTGCACCTGCTGGGAGAGGGCCTGGCCATCGACTGGAGCGAGGAGTACAGCGGGCAGCCCGAGGCCGAGCCGgcggccgagcggcgccgcaGGGCCAAGCAGGTGGTGTCGGTCATCCAGGACGACGAGGGGGCCCTGCCCTATGGGGCCGAGGCGTTGCTGCAGCCCGGCTCCCCCGAGCCACGGGAGCCAGGGGAGGCACATCCCGGTGtgcccccgagccccccggATGCAGTGAAGGAGATCCGGGAGGCGCTGGCACAGGAGAGCCTCGGGGACGGCGCCGGGCCGGAGGATCGGCTGATGAACGGCACCGACACCAGCGGTGCCAGCGAGGAGGGCGTGCTGCTGGCACGGGCTGCCCCaggggatgtcacacagcaaaGTCCAGCCCATGGTGGAGACGGGGTGCACTATGCCACGGCGGCatcaccagcacctggagctgaGAATCCATCAGGGATTGGGAGAGAACGTGTCACACCAGCATCGTCACCTGTCCCTGGAGCCGAGGTCCCATCAGGGACCAGGAGAGAACGTGTCACGCCAGcattgtcacctgtccctggaGCCGAGGTCCCATCAGGGACCGGGAGAGAACGTGTCACACCAGCATCGTCACCTGTCCCTGGAGCCGAGGTCCCATCAGGGACCGGGAGAGAACGTGTCACACCAGCATCGTCACCTGTCCCTGGAGCCGAGGTCCCATCAGGGACCGGGAGAGAACGTGTCACACCAGCATCGTCACCTGTCCCTGGAGCCAAGGTCCCGTCAGGAGCTGGGACACGCCGGGCTGCACCAGCACCGCCTGTGCCTGGAGCTGAGATGTCATCAGGGGGGCAGTGTGCCACACCAGCATCATCACCTGTCCCTGGAGCTGAGGTGCCAtcagggactgggagagaaCGTCCTGGACCAGCATCACCTGCGCCCAGAGCTGATGTCCCATCAGAGGCTGAGATGCCACATGCCACACCAAGATCATCCGTGCCAGCTTCCCCCATGTCTGGAGCTGATGTCCCATCAGGGGCTGAGGTGCCACACGTCACACCGAGATCATCTGTGCCGGCATCTCCTGTGCCCAGAGCTGATGTCCCATCAGAGGCTGAGGTGCCACACGTCACACCAAGATCATCCGTGCCAGTGTCCCCCGTGCCCGGAGCTGACCCCCCATCAGTGTCCAGCGTGCCACACGCCACAGCAGCACCACCCAGCCCCCGAGCCGATGTCCCAGCAGAGGCCAGGGTGCCCCatgtcacagcagcaccaccCGGAGCCCAGAGCCCATCAGCAGCGTGTCACCAGCGCAGTGACAAGGAGACAGGCGAGCAGGGGGAGCGCAGCCCCCCGCAGCCCAGGGGCACCACAGAGAGCGGTGAGGGGGTGCAGACTGAGTTCTag
- the SLC31A2 gene encoding protein SLC31A2: MQMTFYFSDTAVLLFDFWNVHSPTGMALSVLVILLLAVLYEAVKMGKAVLLRRALLALPRSLSQEALTEPQEGDSNPAQGRWFWFHVGQTLFHVVQVVLGYMVMLAVMSYNAWIFLGAIAGSTLGYFMVYPLLGRG; encoded by the exons ATGACCTTCTACTTCTCGGACACGGCAGTGCTGCTCTTTGACTTCTGGAATGtccacagccccacag GGATGGCGCTCTCGGTGCTGGTGATCCTGCTGCTGGCCGTGCTCTACGAGGCCGTGAAGATGGGCAAGGCCGTGCTGCTgcggcgggcgctgctggccctgccccgcAGCCTCAGCCAGGAGGCGCTGACCGAGCCCCAGGAGGGGGACAGCAACCCCGCGCAGGGCAG GTGGTTTTGGTTCCACGTGGGCCAGACGCTGTTCCACGTGGTGCAGGTGGTGCTGGGCTATATGGTCATGCTGGCTGTCATGTCCTACAACGCCTGGATCTTCCTGGGGGCCATTGCGGGCTCCACCCTGGGCTACTTCATGGTGTACCCCCTGCTGGGCCGGGGCTAG